A stretch of the Xiphophorus couchianus chromosome 15, X_couchianus-1.0, whole genome shotgun sequence genome encodes the following:
- the tatdn3 gene encoding putative deoxyribonuclease tatdn3, with protein MDYGFVDCHCHISAPEFQQDLPDVIHRTRQAGVKTLVAVTEEVEEFPRVLHLQERYPDLVAPCLGLHPLQAAGGQRSVRPQDLEEALPLFYSHRERLVAIGEIGLDFTPWCAPTQQDRDDQMKVFIGQLDIAMEMDLPVNVHSRSAAKVTIDTMRRRGISRALLHNFSGKPAAALEAMEAGFFFSFPPAVCRNQQRDRLIQRIPLDHICLETDSPALGLHRNERNEPANIALSCSYIAKVKGQTPEMVRDVTTQNAYRLFSRASR; from the exons ATGGATTATGGTTTCGTTGACTGTCACTGTCACATATCAGCCCCTGAGTTCCAGCAG GATCTTCCAGATGTGATCCACAGAACCAGGCAG GCCGGGGTAAAGACTCTTGTGGCCGTCACAGAGGAAGTGGAGGAATTCCCCAGAGTTCTCCATCTGCAGGAAAG ATATCCGGACCTGGTGGCTCCGTGTCTGGGGCTGCACCCCCTGCAGGCCGCCGGGGGTCAGCGCAGCGTCCGGCCTCAG GACCTGGAAGAAGCTCTGCCTCTTTTCTACAGCCACAGAGAACGACTGGTCGCCATCGGAGAG ATCGGGTTGGATTTCACGCCGTGGTGCGCTCCGACCCAGCAGGACAGAGACGACCAGATGAAGGTCTTCATCGGACAGCTGGACATCGCCATGGAGATGGACCTACCTGT GAACGTCCACTCCCGCTCTGCAGCCAAAGTCACCATAGACACCATGAGACGGCGAG GGATCAGCAGAGCTCTGCTGCATAACTTCTCTGGGAAGCCGGCGGCAGCTCTGGAGGCAATGGAGGCCGgattcttcttctctttccctCCTGCTGTCTGCAGGAACCAGCAG AGAGACCGGCTGATCCAGCGGATCCCTCTGGATCACATCTGCCTGGAGACGGACTCTCCGGCCCTCGGCCTCCACAGGAAC GAGAGGAACGAGCCGGCTAACATCGCCCTGTCCTGCAGCTACATCGctaaggtcaaaggtcagacgCCAGAAATGGTCCGGGACGTCACGACTCAGAACGCCTACAGACTGTTCAGCAGAGCCAGCAGATGA
- the flvcr1 gene encoding choline/ethanolamine transporter FLVCR1 has translation MVAGELVQEHLRADTGAPEDITVVRKSPQPESARRPADTDSCSDPACGGPDRHRDPEELEVPPDERAAMLPVAGGGEAEEAGGRAPETRLYWRRFAVLAVFSLYSLVNAFQWIHYSIITNVFAKYYGVTNDKVDWLSMVYMVAYIPLIFPATWLLDRRGLRLTALLGAGLNCAGAWLKCASVSPDRFGVTVTAQVICSVAQVFILGLPSRIASVWFGPREVSTACATAVLGNQLGTAIGFLLPPVLVPNTPEDLERTGRNISKMFYGTAAVSTGLFVLTVIVIKDKPPLPPSQAQAVLPGVSLDNYSYKQSIINLIKNKAFVLLLISYGILTGSFYSVSTLLNQIILHYFQGQELNTGRIGLTLVLAGMVGSILCGLWLDHTKTYKVTTLVVYLLSFVGMLVFTFTLDLNNIYLVFFTAGVLGFFMTGYLPLGFEFGVEITYPESEGTSSGLLNAFAQFFGIIFTLIQGWLTTAFDPLAGNVFLSAWILLGVILTALIKSELKRHNVNMATESKALQARPTDHHGDRLAGHQANGVQLEPSLSVSRETSL, from the exons ATGGTGGCGGGAGAGCTCGTGCAGGAGCATCTGCGCGCGGACACCGGCGCACCTGAAGACATCACGGTGGTCAGGAAGAGTCCGCAACCGGAGAGCGCACGGCGGCCAGCCGATACCGACTCCTGCTCCGACCCGGCATGTGGTGGGCCCGACCGGCACCGGGacccggaggagctggaggtCCCGCCGGATGAGAGAGCGGCGATGCTGCCCGTCGCCGGTGGAGGAGAGGCGGAGGAGGCGGGAGGGAGGGCGCCAGAAACCAGGCTGTATTGGCGGCGGTTCGCGGTCCTGGCCGTGTTCAGCCTGTACTCCCTGGTGAACGCCTTCCAGTGGATCCACTACAGCATCATCACCAACGTGTTCGCCAAATACTACGGCGTCACCAACGACAAGGTGGACTGGCTCTCCATGGTCTACATGGTGGCCTACATCCCGCTCATCTTCCCGGCCACCTGGCTGCTGGACCGCCGCGGTCTGCGGCTCACGGCCCTGCTGGGCGCCGGGCTCAACTGCGCAGGCGCATGGCTCAAGTGCGCCAGCGTCAGCCCCGACAGGTTCGGGGTCACGGTGACGGCGCAGGTCATCTGCTCCGTGGCGCAGGTCTTCATCCTCGGCCTGCCGTCCCGCATCGCCTCGGTGTGGTTCGGACCGCGGGAGGTTTCCACCGCGTGCGCCACCGCCGTGCTGGGGAACCAG CTGGGGACGGCCATCGGGTTCCTCCTGCCTCCAGTCCTGGTACCAAACACACCGGAGGACCTGGAGAGAACAG GTCGCAAcatcagcaaaatgttttatgggACAGCTGCTGTTTCCACAGGCCTCTTCGTCCTCACCGTCatag TGATAAAAGACAAACCGCCTCTGCCGCCCAGCCAGGCGCAGGCCGTGTTACCGGGCGTCTCGCTGGACAATTACTCCTACAAACAGTCCATCATCAACCTGATCAAGAACAAAGCCTTCGTTCTGCTGCTCATCAGCTACG GCATCCTGACCGGATCCTTCTACTCCGTCTCCACGCTGCTCAACCAGATCATCCTCCATTACTTCCAG GGTCAGGAGCTGAACACTGGGCGGATCGGACTGACCCTGGTTCTGGCCGGGATGGTCGGGTCCATCCTCTGTGGCCTTTGGCTGGACCACACCAAGACCTACAA GGTAACCACTCTCGTCGTCTACCTGCTGTCCTTCGTGGGGATGCTGGTCTTCACCTTCACCTTGGACCTGAACAACATCTACCTGGTCTTCTTCACAGCTGGAGTCCTCGG GTTCTTCATGACCGGCTACCTTCCTCTGGGCTTCGAGTTCGGCGTGGAGATCACCTACCCCGAGTCTGAGGGGACATCGTCAGGACTGCTCAACGCTTTCGCACAG TTCTTCGGCATCATCTTCACTCTGATTCAGGGCTGGCTGACCACGGCCTTCGATCCGCTGGCTGGGAACGTCTTCCTGTCCGCCTGGATCCTGCTGGGTGTGATTCTGACCG ctttaatAAAGTCAGAGCTGAAACGACACAACGTCAACATGGCGACGGAGAGCAAAGCTCTGCAGGCG CGTCCCACCGATCACCATGGCGACCGTCTAGCTGGACATCAAGCCAACGGCGTCCAGCTGGAGCCTTCGCTCAGCGTCTCCAGGGAAACGTCTCTgtga